The following are encoded together in the uncultured Draconibacterium sp. genome:
- the nuoE gene encoding NADH-quinone oxidoreductase subunit NuoE: MDPIQSLIKDLADKHGRTKESLLPIMQGVVERESYLSERSMVEIAREIDIPASDVYGTATFYSFLETQPTGKYIIRVCKTITCAMKGKTQVLFAIQDMLKIKLGETTPDRRFTLLETNCLGWCHKAPAMLVNDDVFTELTPEKVREILSDYMKSGVNNQNYQ; this comes from the coding sequence ATGGATCCAATCCAATCTTTAATTAAAGACCTCGCTGATAAACACGGCCGGACAAAAGAAAGTCTATTGCCAATTATGCAAGGCGTTGTTGAACGGGAAAGTTATCTTTCGGAACGTTCGATGGTTGAAATTGCCAGGGAAATTGACATTCCGGCTTCTGATGTTTACGGTACGGCTACATTTTACTCGTTCCTTGAAACACAACCAACCGGAAAATACATTATCCGTGTTTGCAAAACAATTACTTGCGCAATGAAAGGTAAAACACAAGTTTTATTTGCCATTCAGGACATGTTAAAAATCAAATTGGGAGAAACCACTCCTGATCGGCGTTTTACTTTGCTCGAAACCAACTGCCTTGGCTGGTGCCACAAAGCACCTGCAATGCTGGTAAACGACGATGTATTTACAGAACTCACACCGGAGAAGGTGCGAGAGATTCTTTCGGATTATATGAAATCTGGCGTTAACAATCAAAATTATCAGTAA
- a CDS encoding NADH-ubiquinone oxidoreductase-F iron-sulfur binding region domain-containing protein, with translation MANSHQLKRVDFIFRNENDWEKVLSNTIKKSPNELINELISSELKGRGGAGFPTGLKWKLTSEAKSDKKYVICNADEGEPGTFKDREILSKVPYKVLTAMAVCGYVTGANEGFIYLRGEYHFLKAELEKSIDEFQYYCKEIKLDFKISIFMGSGAYICGEETALMESMEGKRGEPRNKPPFPTQAGYKGRPTVINNVETLVHTFTIFKYGAKKFYDLGVQYSRGTKLFSVSGDTPKPGIYELELGMSLQDFVYEFGDGDTKAVQVGGASGFLVPRKKFKDAAIGFQGKLTGISLPTGGSMMLFNSSRSMFNVLDNYLEFFREESCGQCTPCRVGCQQLLLGIKAVKRGDKPAAYLEKLLRLTETMQYTAKCGLGQSVANSFSSIVENFREEMIY, from the coding sequence ATGGCAAATTCACATCAACTAAAACGTGTCGATTTTATTTTCAGAAATGAAAACGATTGGGAAAAGGTCCTTTCTAACACCATCAAGAAAAGTCCAAATGAACTCATAAACGAGTTAATAAGTTCTGAACTGAAAGGTCGAGGTGGAGCCGGTTTTCCAACCGGATTAAAATGGAAGCTTACTTCGGAAGCAAAAAGCGATAAAAAATATGTTATCTGTAATGCAGACGAAGGCGAACCCGGAACATTTAAAGACCGCGAAATTCTTTCAAAAGTTCCTTACAAAGTTCTAACAGCAATGGCTGTGTGCGGATATGTAACCGGAGCAAACGAAGGATTTATTTATTTACGTGGCGAATACCACTTTTTAAAAGCAGAGCTTGAAAAATCCATCGATGAATTTCAGTACTACTGCAAGGAAATAAAACTCGATTTTAAAATTTCCATTTTTATGGGTAGCGGTGCCTACATTTGTGGCGAAGAAACTGCTCTTATGGAATCGATGGAAGGAAAACGCGGCGAACCGCGCAACAAACCACCGTTTCCAACACAAGCAGGTTACAAAGGCAGACCTACTGTAATTAATAATGTAGAAACGCTGGTACACACTTTTACCATTTTTAAATACGGAGCCAAAAAATTCTACGATCTGGGCGTTCAATACTCCAGAGGAACAAAATTATTCTCGGTTTCGGGCGATACTCCAAAACCGGGTATTTATGAACTGGAACTTGGAATGAGCCTCCAGGATTTTGTGTATGAGTTTGGCGACGGCGATACAAAAGCCGTTCAGGTAGGTGGTGCATCGGGATTTCTTGTTCCCAGAAAAAAATTCAAAGATGCTGCCATTGGCTTCCAGGGAAAACTTACCGGAATCTCATTACCAACCGGTGGATCGATGATGCTTTTTAACAGCTCCCGTTCAATGTTTAATGTACTCGATAATTATCTGGAATTCTTCCGCGAAGAATCTTGCGGACAATGCACTCCCTGCCGTGTTGGTTGTCAACAACTTTTACTCGGAATAAAAGCTGTAAAGCGAGGTGATAAACCTGCTGCATATCTCGAAAAACTGTTACGCCTGACCGAAACCATGCAATACACTGCAAAATGTGGTCTGGGACAGTCAGTTGCCAATTCATTCTCCTCCATAGTCGAGAATTTCAGAGAAGAGATGATTTATTAA
- a CDS encoding carboxypeptidase-like regulatory domain-containing protein produces the protein MKTILFTQITLLLFVIPNFSWAQVITVTGYVNNGINGNALENVTIFEANSGIGTITNQNGFYKLILERGTLKLNVTDGGFKAFTQTLELTSDTTLTVMLEPDSLHDRNRQKKTDESKSDKKEGPRRNFKLF, from the coding sequence ATGAAAACGATTTTATTCACCCAAATTACGCTACTGCTATTCGTTATTCCGAATTTTAGCTGGGCACAGGTTATAACTGTAACCGGCTATGTTAACAACGGAATAAACGGCAATGCTCTTGAGAATGTAACTATTTTTGAAGCCAACTCAGGAATTGGTACCATTACCAATCAAAATGGATTTTATAAGCTCATACTGGAAAGAGGTACGCTTAAACTTAATGTAACTGACGGAGGTTTTAAAGCATTCACGCAAACACTGGAATTAACATCGGATACTACTTTAACAGTAATGTTGGAACCAGATAGTTTACACGACAGAAACCGACAGAAAAAGACTGATGAGTCGAAATCGGACAAGAAGGAAGGGCCACGTCGAAATTTTAAACTGTTTTAG
- a CDS encoding FecR domain-containing protein produces MNDKNLHISDLEERDDSFFSKGTIHWEKSENEVWAELEKEITKKPAGKLIWLLHPIIQWSAAAVFILLLGALGLVTSYTKTLECLPGEHILAELPDGSKVDLNAGSTLKYYPLKWRFERKLKFTGEAYFNVQKGTRFTVQSEKGSTQVLGTSFTIYSRDDEYRVTCITGKVQVNAPGNESVVLLPNVHVELEEGKLVLTKMFKTENALGWKNNQFFFANRPLKEVIDEIERQYAVTIRLQPELNNRNFGSNFSKKHNVEEVLDFVCRPMKLKFVKQAENVYLVTDES; encoded by the coding sequence ATGAATGATAAAAATCTACATATTAGTGATTTAGAAGAAAGGGACGATTCGTTCTTTTCAAAAGGGACAATCCATTGGGAGAAATCGGAAAATGAAGTTTGGGCTGAACTCGAAAAGGAGATTACTAAAAAGCCTGCAGGAAAATTGATTTGGCTTTTACATCCAATAATACAATGGAGTGCTGCAGCTGTTTTTATCCTGTTGTTGGGTGCACTGGGATTGGTTACCAGCTACACAAAAACACTGGAATGTTTACCCGGAGAACATATTCTTGCCGAACTTCCCGATGGTTCGAAAGTTGATTTAAATGCCGGATCAACCTTAAAATACTACCCTTTAAAATGGCGTTTTGAACGAAAATTAAAATTTACCGGTGAAGCTTATTTTAATGTGCAGAAAGGAACCAGGTTTACGGTTCAATCAGAAAAGGGAAGCACACAGGTGTTGGGGACCTCATTTACTATTTATTCGCGCGATGACGAATACCGCGTAACTTGTATTACCGGGAAAGTACAGGTAAATGCACCCGGAAACGAATCGGTTGTTTTATTGCCAAATGTACACGTTGAACTGGAAGAGGGAAAACTGGTTCTTACAAAAATGTTTAAAACAGAAAATGCCCTGGGATGGAAAAATAACCAATTCTTTTTTGCCAACCGGCCACTAAAAGAAGTGATTGATGAAATAGAAAGACAATATGCCGTAACCATACGTTTGCAACCTGAATTAAATAACCGGAACTTTGGAAGCAATTTTTCGAAGAAACACAACGTTGAAGAGGTGTTGGATTTTGTTTGCAGACCCATGAAACTTAAGTTTGTAAAACAAGCAGAAAATGTATATCTGGTGACAGACGAAAGTTAA
- a CDS encoding RNA polymerase sigma factor yields the protein MTKQDFKNLFEMHFAQVRNYVFVRSGNTELATDIAQETFLKIWEKQSTIQQEKVKGLLFKIANDLFISHYRKEKRSFEFFTHYHFNAVSDSPEDQMQFEQLKESYRLALENMPENQRTVFLMSRVENLKYSEIAEMAGIGVKAVEKRMTKALDYLRLNLNTNE from the coding sequence TTGACCAAACAGGATTTTAAAAATTTATTTGAAATGCATTTCGCTCAAGTGCGCAACTATGTGTTTGTTCGTTCAGGAAACACCGAGCTTGCCACTGATATTGCACAGGAAACATTTCTTAAAATCTGGGAAAAACAAAGTACTATTCAACAAGAAAAAGTAAAAGGACTTCTCTTTAAAATTGCCAACGACCTGTTTATTTCTCACTACCGAAAAGAAAAACGTTCTTTCGAATTTTTTACGCATTATCATTTTAATGCTGTTTCCGATTCGCCCGAAGATCAAATGCAGTTCGAGCAATTAAAGGAAAGTTACCGGTTGGCGCTGGAAAATATGCCGGAAAATCAGCGGACCGTATTTTTGATGAGCAGGGTAGAAAATCTGAAGTACTCAGAAATAGCCGAGATGGCCGGAATTGGAGTTAAAGCTGTGGAAAAAAGAATGACAAAAGCACTGGATTATTTAAGGTTGAATTTAAATACGAATGAATGA
- a CDS encoding methylated-DNA--[protein]-cysteine S-methyltransferase yields the protein MEQEVYIEYINTPIGWLELKTDEEALLSVSFAETEGPSSDNFPAILNDSAKQLIEYFEGSRKTFELKLSPSGTEFQQLVWENVKAISFGETATYLDIAIRTGSANNTRAVGLANGKNPIPIIIPCHRIIGSNGKLTGYAGGIDKKRWLLQHELKHSENTNLLF from the coding sequence ATGGAACAAGAAGTTTATATCGAATATATAAATACACCTATTGGTTGGCTGGAGCTAAAAACAGATGAAGAAGCACTTTTGTCTGTGAGTTTTGCTGAAACAGAAGGGCCATCATCCGATAATTTCCCAGCCATTCTGAATGACAGTGCCAAACAACTTATCGAGTATTTTGAGGGAAGTAGAAAAACATTTGAATTAAAACTTTCTCCTTCGGGTACCGAATTCCAACAATTGGTGTGGGAAAATGTTAAAGCGATTTCGTTTGGAGAAACAGCAACTTACCTCGACATCGCAATCAGAACCGGCTCAGCTAATAATACTCGAGCCGTTGGGTTGGCCAATGGTAAAAATCCGATTCCTATAATTATACCCTGCCATCGTATAATTGGCAGCAATGGAAAACTTACGGGCTATGCGGGCGGCATTGATAAAAAACGATGGCTACTGCAGCATGAGTTAAAGCATTCTGAGAATACAAATTTACTTTTCTAG
- a CDS encoding alkaline phosphatase family protein encodes MKAGVVLVFALLFSVLATSVSAQKKADQGNAAPKVVMGIVVENMRPDYIQRYWNKFGPNGFKKIYTEGAVCSNVKLTLHNQNYASGTATLFTGVHPSIHGIVANTWYDRLRKNEIECTEDDYYITVGADTKAGNASPKNLLSTTITDNLKILTLGKAKVFSVALNRESAVFAAGHSADGAYWFDTKSGRMISSSFYVSTFPDWVRLFNSENYADVYSHRTWTTLLPEMTYEECLRDDYILERGYFGEYNIFPHAINKYIKRTEDFRPFKTTPSANLMIKDFTLRMLDAEEVGKDNVTDFVTTVFSSMDYENGSFGPASLEMMDSYLYLDKYIEELITEVEKRYGKDNVLFFLTANTSASYPVEYLKEEFNLSVDYFNVESAIALLTSFLNITYGEQKWIEHYSDLQLYLDHELISKSDKVTLNELRDVTSNFINQFEGVQVSMPAYQLEQGSSANGMLEPIYNTYYKNRSGDFMYTLKEGWQPGYKFKRVNYTDQSRIPLVFFGNNIKAQTIYNKHNATDLVPTLSEMLRIPVPDKCQGKIIDELLY; translated from the coding sequence ATGAAGGCAGGTGTAGTTTTAGTTTTTGCGTTGCTATTTTCAGTTTTAGCAACTTCGGTTTCAGCTCAAAAAAAAGCAGATCAGGGTAATGCAGCTCCCAAAGTTGTAATGGGTATTGTTGTTGAAAATATGCGTCCCGACTACATTCAACGTTACTGGAATAAATTCGGCCCCAATGGATTTAAGAAGATTTACACAGAGGGTGCAGTATGTTCAAATGTAAAACTCACGCTCCACAACCAAAATTATGCGAGTGGAACAGCAACATTATTTACCGGGGTTCATCCTTCCATTCACGGAATTGTTGCCAATACCTGGTACGACAGATTGAGGAAGAATGAAATTGAATGCACCGAAGACGATTATTACATTACTGTTGGTGCTGATACAAAAGCAGGAAACGCCTCACCGAAAAATCTATTATCGACAACCATTACCGACAATTTAAAAATTCTCACGCTCGGCAAAGCCAAAGTTTTTAGTGTGGCTTTAAACCGCGAATCTGCAGTATTTGCTGCAGGCCACTCTGCCGACGGTGCATATTGGTTCGATACCAAATCGGGAAGAATGATTTCCAGCTCTTTTTATGTGAGTACCTTCCCCGATTGGGTGCGGCTTTTTAACAGCGAAAATTATGCAGATGTGTACAGTCATCGCACCTGGACCACTCTTTTACCCGAAATGACTTACGAAGAATGCCTGCGCGATGATTATATTCTGGAACGAGGTTATTTTGGTGAGTATAATATTTTTCCGCATGCCATAAATAAATACATTAAACGTACCGAAGATTTCAGACCTTTTAAAACCACTCCTTCGGCCAATTTAATGATAAAAGATTTTACTTTGAGAATGCTGGATGCCGAAGAAGTTGGAAAAGATAATGTTACCGACTTTGTAACCACTGTTTTTTCGTCGATGGATTACGAAAATGGATCCTTCGGACCTGCCTCGCTTGAAATGATGGACTCGTATCTTTACCTCGACAAATACATTGAAGAATTGATTACAGAAGTTGAAAAAAGATATGGGAAAGACAATGTTCTTTTCTTTTTAACAGCAAATACATCCGCATCGTACCCCGTTGAATACCTGAAAGAAGAGTTTAATTTAAGTGTTGATTATTTTAATGTGGAAAGTGCGATTGCATTACTCACCTCGTTTTTAAATATTACTTACGGGGAGCAAAAATGGATTGAGCACTACTCCGACCTGCAACTCTACCTCGATCATGAATTAATATCAAAAAGCGATAAGGTTACCTTAAACGAACTTCGCGATGTAACCTCTAATTTTATTAACCAGTTTGAAGGAGTACAGGTAAGTATGCCTGCCTACCAACTGGAACAAGGCAGCTCGGCAAACGGCATGCTGGAGCCCATCTATAATACTTATTACAAAAACAGATCAGGCGATTTTATGTACACCCTAAAAGAAGGCTGGCAACCCGGATATAAATTTAAACGGGTTAATTATACCGATCAAAGTCGTATACCGCTTGTGTTTTTTGGTAACAATATAAAAGCACAAACCATTTACAACAAGCACAATGCCACCGATCTGGTACCTACCCTTTCCGAAATGCTCCGCATTCCGGTACCGGATAAGTGCCAGGGAAAAATTATCGATGAATTGCTTTATTAG
- a CDS encoding NADH-dependent [FeFe] hydrogenase, group A6, translating into MSKKVNLTINGFPVEIEAGKTILEAADSQGIKIPTLCYHKDLCVAGNCRVCVVEVSGQKRLSAACATPCEEGMEILTNSLKVRNSRKHIIELLLTEHNADCTKCYRNGNCELQTLASEYKIMTQDFIELVPLKKYSIDAYSPSIMKDDSKCIRCQRCVRTCAELQGVNALTVAHKGDKMKITTFFEKHMRDVVCTNCGQCVNHCPTGALVEKNYIEEVWEAIANPKKHVVVQTAPAVRVGLGEELGLQPGSSVTGKMVAALKRLGFDSVLDTDFTADLTIMEEGTELLTRLKKALVDKDETVELPMATSCSPGWIKYIEHMYPEHLGKLSTCKSPQQMFGALAKTYYAKARNLEPENIVSVSIMPCTAKKFEAFRPEMHDSGYRDVDYVLTTRELAILIKQAGLDFKQLEPVKYDRLMGESTGAGVIFGATGGVMEAALRTAYEIVTGREVPFENLNITPVRGMEGIREASIKIENPVKDWAFLDGVELKCAIAHGLINAKTVMDTVKSGKADYHFIEFMACPGGCLGGGGQPIPTNPEIRQKRAEALYAEDGALSLRKSHENPEVMKLYKDFLKQPLGEVSHHLLHTKYIKRERY; encoded by the coding sequence ATGAGTAAAAAAGTAAATCTTACAATAAACGGTTTTCCGGTGGAAATAGAAGCCGGCAAAACCATTTTGGAAGCAGCCGATAGTCAAGGCATAAAAATTCCTACACTTTGTTATCATAAAGATTTGTGCGTTGCAGGTAACTGCCGCGTTTGTGTGGTTGAAGTTTCCGGACAAAAACGTTTGTCGGCAGCCTGCGCAACACCATGCGAAGAAGGTATGGAAATTCTTACCAACAGCTTAAAAGTGAGAAACTCCAGAAAACACATTATTGAATTGTTGCTGACCGAGCACAATGCCGATTGCACTAAATGTTACAGAAACGGCAACTGCGAACTGCAAACACTTGCCTCGGAATACAAAATTATGACGCAGGATTTTATCGAACTTGTGCCACTAAAAAAATATTCAATCGATGCGTACTCGCCTTCAATAATGAAAGACGACAGCAAGTGTATTCGTTGCCAACGTTGCGTACGTACCTGTGCCGAATTACAGGGAGTTAATGCCTTAACCGTTGCGCATAAAGGCGATAAAATGAAAATTACAACTTTCTTCGAAAAACATATGCGTGATGTGGTTTGCACCAATTGTGGACAATGTGTAAACCACTGTCCTACCGGTGCGCTGGTTGAAAAAAATTACATAGAAGAGGTTTGGGAAGCCATTGCAAATCCGAAAAAACATGTGGTGGTTCAAACAGCTCCTGCAGTTCGCGTTGGCCTTGGTGAAGAACTTGGATTACAACCCGGCTCAAGTGTTACCGGCAAAATGGTAGCCGCCTTAAAACGTTTGGGTTTTGATTCGGTACTTGACACCGATTTTACTGCCGACTTAACCATTATGGAAGAAGGTACTGAACTATTAACCCGGCTTAAAAAAGCGCTGGTTGATAAAGATGAAACCGTTGAATTACCAATGGCAACTTCCTGTTCTCCGGGTTGGATAAAATACATCGAACACATGTATCCTGAACACCTCGGAAAGCTTTCAACCTGTAAATCGCCGCAGCAAATGTTTGGTGCACTGGCAAAAACTTACTATGCAAAAGCTCGGAATCTGGAGCCCGAGAACATTGTTTCGGTTTCGATTATGCCATGTACAGCCAAAAAATTTGAGGCATTCCGCCCCGAAATGCACGACAGTGGTTATCGCGATGTAGATTATGTGTTAACCACCCGCGAGCTGGCTATCCTAATTAAACAAGCCGGCCTTGATTTCAAGCAACTCGAGCCTGTAAAATACGATCGTTTAATGGGCGAATCAACAGGGGCAGGAGTTATATTCGGAGCAACCGGAGGTGTAATGGAAGCAGCATTGCGTACAGCCTACGAAATTGTTACCGGTCGCGAAGTTCCTTTCGAAAACCTGAATATTACTCCGGTACGCGGGATGGAAGGTATTCGTGAAGCAAGCATTAAAATTGAAAATCCGGTTAAAGACTGGGCATTTCTTGATGGAGTTGAACTGAAATGTGCAATTGCTCATGGTCTGATTAATGCCAAAACTGTAATGGACACTGTTAAATCGGGTAAAGCTGATTACCATTTTATTGAATTTATGGCTTGCCCGGGAGGTTGTTTGGGTGGTGGTGGACAACCCATTCCTACCAATCCCGAAATCAGGCAAAAACGTGCGGAAGCATTGTACGCTGAAGATGGAGCACTTTCCTTACGAAAATCACATGAAAATCCTGAGGTAATGAAACTATACAAAGATTTCTTAAAACAACCTCTGGGAGAAGTCTCTCATCATTTGCTTCATACAAAATACATTAAACGCGAACGTTATTAA